A genomic segment from Nicotiana tabacum cultivar K326 chromosome 7, ASM71507v2, whole genome shotgun sequence encodes:
- the LOC142162283 gene encoding uncharacterized protein LOC142162283, which yields MPDQVQKQGVQNIPPPVPTVVHTIALPADAVARLLNVLEALVPTQVGSSAPQATLQIQAPTQTQRFENKEVSLHEFLKLKSPKLTSSNNSTNPQSFLDGTLKALHALGCSSERVVELAAYKLEDMANTWYETVLLGRPGGALPLTWDEFTKLFKNHFLPDGLMQQYARDFKRLVQTPDMDVSTYNTKFLAPQMKTLSYSDVVDLARKIENKGREERATSDLRKKVRTYGAFSGGFSENRRAGNRGQQQQGSQTGTHMSSQSTYRPHYRQGNWGPSSSGHRNSGQIYATTPLGHHLSDCPQPPRNFNQASIQSTAPTQTTRNTSGATGIGNRGRGAGDRATVNQGQGNLNTCIVLVRFGLRLADLIVLDMIDFDMLMRIYWLSSCYAIVNCHAKIVKFEIPNEPSFILRGSQEIVSIENVPVLREFSDVFPKDLPGLPPIREIDFGIDLLPYTHPISIPPYRMAPADLRELKQQLQDFQGEHENHLRTVLQTLQEHRLYAKFSKCEFWLDSVSFLGHVASKDGIMVDPKKTKAVQKWPRPISHTDIRSILGLAGYYRRFVHDFSRIAVPLTKLTQKNAKFQWTEECEQSFQKLKTCLTTAPILALPSGSGGFTQRDLNLRQRQWMELLKDYDCSILYHPGKANLVADTLSRKSMGSLAHKRLLAKDIRRLEDTGIRFSVGYSEALFACAQAKSSLVERIKVTQYEDERLCKYKDEALAGKNKDMIVESDGVLRMSDRLCVADVDGLRHAILKEAHNTKYTIHPGSTKMYHDLKQFYWWEDRLTKSTHFLPVKTTYSGVSFQSSIQMASYKALYSRRCRSPIGWFEAGETNLLGPDLVQEAMDKVQLIRQRLLTTQSRQKSYADKRRRDLVFTIRDKVFLRVSPMKDSSQVLEALTIPLDEKLSYEEEPTTIVDRQDSPRQSREGTPDGSQINEYAQFENAETVDEALQKLITTQINKAVEALVNQLLVATPTPSPNNNTIENPRSGLVNSGSGGTPSKPQEREPGIT from the exons ATGCCAGATCAGGTGCAAAAGCAGGGAGTTCAGAACATTCCACCACCAGTGCCAACTGTTGTACATACTATTGCCTTACCTGCAGATGCAGTTGCAAGGTTATTGAATGTGTTAGAGGCATTGGTGCCTACTCAGGTCGGAAGTTCAGCTCCTCAGGCTACTTTACAGATACAAGCACCTACACAGACTCAGCGTTTCGAGAATAAGGAAGTATCCCTACACGAGTTCCTgaaattgaaatcaccaaaattaaCAAGTTCCAATAATTCAACAAATCCTCAAAGTTTCTTGGATGGGACACTCAAGGCATTACATGCTCTTGGATGTTCTAGTGAGAGAGTCGTGGAGCTCGCAGCATACAAACTAGAGGATATGGCTAACACATGGTATGAAACGGTATTGCTAGGAAGGCCAGGAGGAGCACTACCACTAACATGGGACGAGTTCACTAAGTTGTTCAAGAACCATTTTCTTCCAGACGGTCTGATGCAACAATATGCTAGAGACTTTAAGAGATTGGTTCAGACTCCAGATATGGATGTGTCAACATATAACACTAAGTTCT TAGCCCCACAGATGAAGACTTTATCCTACTCTGATGTAGTCGACCTTGCTAGAAAGATTGAAAATAAGGGACGTGAGGAGCGTGCAACTAGTGATTTACGTAAGAAGGTCAGGACATATGGGGCTTTTAGTGGTGGTTTTAGTGAAAATAGAAGAGCAGGAAATCGGGGACAACAACAACAAGGTTCTCAGACAGGGACACACATGTCTTCACAGTCCACATACAGACCACATTACAGACAAGGTAATTGGGGACCATCATCTTCTGGACATCGTAATTCTGGGCAGATATATGCCACTACTCCA TTGGGACATCACTTGAGTGATTGCCCTCAGCCTCCGAGAAATTTCAACCAAGCTTCTATTCAGTCAACTGCACCGACTCAGACTACTCGTAATACTTCAGGTGCTACAGGTATAGGAAATAGAGGTCGAGGTGCTGGAGACCGTGCTACTGTGAATCAAGGACAAGGCAAT CTGAATACGTGTATCGTGCTTGTCAGATTCGGGTTGAGGCTAGCTGACcttattgtacttgatatgattgactttgacatgCTGATGAGAATATATTGGTTATCTTCTTGCTATGCTATAGTCAATTGTCATGCAAAGATAGTTAAGTTTGAGATACCAAATGAACCCAGTTTTATTCTAAGAGGGAGTCAG GAAATAGTTAGTATAGAGAATGTACCAGTACTGAGagaattttctgatgtatttcctaaGGATTTACCAGGATTGCCTCCAATACGAGAAatagactttggtattgatttgctaCCTTACACACATCCCATATCGATACCCCCATATAGAATGGCACCAGCAGACTTGAGGGAGCTaaagcaacagttacaagattt CCAAGGAGAACACGAGAATCATCTCAGGACTGTGTTGCAGACATTGCAAGAACAtcggctttatgctaagttctcgaagtgtgaattctggctagactCGGTATCATTTCTGGGACATGTTGCATCCAAAGATGGAAttatggtagatcctaagaagaccaAAGCTGTACAGAAATGGCCCAGACCTATTTCTCATACAGATATTCGCAGCATTTTAGGCTTAGCAGGCTATTACAGGCGTTTTGTGCATGATTTCTCCAGAATAGCAGTGCCACTGACCAAGCTAACACAAAAAAATGcaaagtttcagtggacggaggaatgTGAGcaaagctttcagaaactcaaaacGTGTCTGACAACTGCACCAATATTAGCCTTACCATCAGGTTCTGGAGGATTTACA cagAGAGATCTGAATCTTCGACAGCGTCAGTGGATGGAACTACTCAAAGACTATGATTGTTCTATTTTATATCATCCTGGAAAAGCCAATCTGGTGGCTGATACATTGAGCAGAAaatctatggggagtttggcacatAAGAGACTTTTGGCCAAAGATATTCGGAGACTAGAAGATACAGGTATTAGATTTAGTGTGGGATATTCAGAGGCATTGTTCGCTTGTGCTCAGGCTAAGTCTTCATTAGTTGAGCGCATTAAGGTCACCCAATATGAGGATGAACGATTATGCAAATACAAGGATGAGGCCTTAGCTGGTAAAAACAAGGATATGATTGTTGAAAGTGATGGTGTTCTTCGAATGAGTGACAGGTTATGTGTAGCAGACGTAGATGGGTTGAGACATGCTATTCTTAAAGAAGCTCATAACACTAAATACACTATACATCCTGGATCCACAAAAATGTACCATGACCTGAAGCAATTTTATTGGTGGGAAg atcgactgACGAAATCAACACATTTTTTGCCGGTGAAGACTACATATAGTGGAGTCAG CTTCCagtccagtattcaaatggcatCGTACAAAGCATTGTATAGTAgaagatgtcgttctcctatcggatggtttgaggcTGGTGAGACTAACTTATTGGGACCCGACTTAGTACAAGAAGCAATGGACAAAGTCCAGTTGATTAGACAGAGATTGCTTACAACTCAAAGCAGACAAAAGTCTTATGCTGATAAGAGGAGAAGAGATTTAGTGTTCACAATTAGAGACAAAGTGTTCCTACGAGTCTctcctatgaaag ACTCATCTCAGGTGCTTGAAGCACTAACTATACCGCTTGATGAGAAGttgtcttacgaggaggagccgacgACAATTGTTGATAGACAA GACTCTCCACGGCAATCTCGTGAGGGTACTCCTGATGGATCTCAAATAAACGAGTATGCTCAATTCGAAAATGCCGAAActgttgatgaagctttgcagAAATTAATTACTACTCAGATCAACAAAGCTGTTGAGGCGCTTGTTAACCAGTTACTTGTTGCAACACCCACACCTTCTCCAAATAATAACACTATAGAAAACCCTCGTTCCGGGCTTGTTAACTCAGGCAGCGGTGGAACTCCCAGTAAACCGCAGGAGAGAGAACCAG gtataaCATGA